Proteins from a single region of Dictyostelium discoideum AX4 chromosome 5 chromosome, whole genome shotgun sequence:
- the rdiA gene encoding hypothetical protein (Rho GDP-dissociation inhibitor), producing the protein MSDNHEEESNVPAYVPGKHVSVDQLKQQDAEDEALKRYKESLLGTGVHAPKDDPRKLVIKEMKIQIEGRPDTIYPLDTKELIKEMKTKPFVLKESCHYKITLTFNIQHDIVSGLKQTNTVYRKGIKVSTEKHMLGSFAPQALAHSVTNPRHGWEEAPSGMLARGSYTAKVVFTDDDNEEHLSVEYAFSIKSDWKSDD; encoded by the coding sequence atgtCAGATAATCACGAAGAAGAATCAAACGTACCAGCCTACGTCCCAGGTAAACACGTTTCAGTcgatcaattaaaacaacaagatGCTGAAGATGAAGCATTAAAACGTTATAAAGAATCACTTTTGGGTACTGGTGTTCATGCCCCAAAGGATGACCCAAGAAAATTGGTTATCAAAGAAATGAAAATCCAAATCGAAGGTAGACCAGATACTATTTATCCACTCGACacaaaagaattaattaaagaaatgaAAACCAAGCCATTCGTTCTCAAGGAATCATGTCACTACAAGATCACCTTAACTTTTAACATTCAACACGATATCGTTTCTGGTCTCAAACAAACCAACACTGTCTACAGAAAAGGTATCAAAGTTTCAACTGAAAAACACATGCTTGGTTCATTTGCCCCACAAGCTCTTGCTCACTCTGTCACCAACCCAAGACATGGTTGGGAAGAAGCTCCATCAGGTATGTTAGCTCGTGGTAGTTACACCGCCAAAGTCGTTTTCACTGATGATGATAACGAAGAACATTTATCAGTTGAATATGCTTTCTCAATTAAATCTGACTGGAAGAGTGAtgattaa
- the pefA gene encoding penta EF hand calcium binding protein translates to MMSYGYQQTPIVAPPAKFQALWFYSFYTQIQHQQLHEMSAWFRSIDKDRSGSISAMELQHLHVGYGPLGIETATKLIRVFDVDKSGQIDFYEYAALHQFINILYANFLANDRNRSGTIDAQEIHRALGTSGFNLPFNTVNLLFLKASPRGYGLKFSDFLGLCASIAIARSLFEAHDRMRTGVAHLNVNHIYDIISLV, encoded by the exons ATGATGTCATATGGATACCAACAAACACCAATTGTTGCACCACCAGCAAAATTCCAAGCTCTTTGg TTTTATTCATTCTATACTCAAatccaacaccaacaactcCATGAGATGTCTGCTTGGTTTAgatcaattgataaagacAGAAGTGGTTCAATTTCAGCAATGGAATTACAACATTTACATGTTGGTTATGGCCCATTAGGTATTGAAACAGCT acaaaattaattagagtatttgatgttgataaGAGTGgtcaaattgatttttatgaATATGCTGCATTGcatcaatttattaatattttatatgcCAACTTTTTAGCCAATGACCGTAATCGTAGTG gtACAATTGACGCTCAAGAAATTCACAGAGCATTAGGTACATCTGGATTTAATCTTCCATTTAACACTGTTAATTTACTTTTCTTAAAAGCCTCACCACGTGGTTATGGTTTAAAGTTCAGCGACTTCCTTGGATTATGCGCATCCATTGCCATCGCCAGATCATTATTTGAAGCTCATGATAGAATGAGAACTGGTGTTGCTCATTTGAATGTTAATCACATTTATGATATTATTAGCTTAGTttaa
- the pikH gene encoding Phosphatidylinositol 3-kinase → MDNYTCINDTTIQQLKNQILVTDNSIGNNFLLSLSENDSSQIIKSVGWTKVLSIGNLLKQTTLNKPNEVKSIKLYIVSSSTSTSPININNNNNNNNNNNNNNNNNNNNNNNNNNNNNNNNNNNNSNSNSNVINRFNQFNSPSPPSPSKVNSTNSIENKSTNTTKSIIENFNINLTLNSPNSNGIISNNTSTSTSTSISHRNKNHPLRKSKSDLDQYWKLAQIQENNNNNNNNSNNSNDSNTNVNNNNINNIINNSNNSNNSNGSNSNSNSNNTIKNNNNNSSNNNNNKSNNNNNNNNNNNNNNNNNNNNNNNNNNNNNNNNNNYYKNNMIAPNMPGQLIYQPTARNTEIKSTLTYQQTKSPPKISISPPLQYQQPQPQYQPPPPLQYQQPFNVVSTTTTNTTTTTTTSQATATTTTNKPLNQINLDVLDQMLGQIPQQNREQQKKRSTSFSSHFPSTFFGISSSSNTSSQSSSSSQSSKHSSQNDYYLSSNDIDNINYGRQRNGSISSTTSTSTNIIGKKIFASLTDTPIIYSGELYKKNRNLNIGWKKRFFILTATSLIQSNSSSEQPKSEIILSNYILNITSDSSAKFCIQLTPNTTTTTQPPNLLSYLFSVDTFEQHREWITAFNNSFRCLDYSKPIDISNCSQLITMSSSQSNKQFQSSLEIDYQKKLPSTFRVSYQNDEINYFRFKMSRLLKEIQPFIFKSFNLLSVDLINSNYSLINQSIQIDNQNNNNNNNNQNKRKAIIINNNDINNNNNNNNNNNNNNNNNNNNNNNNNNNNNNNNNNNNNNNNNNIKILNIKVTPTINPTNKAATTTTTTTTSSISVKDNSNIGGILSINNFNEKFLKVIIYHNGLVIKYMVSIESTFEMILNERVDLFGENVSNRFGLKILGSMEHIFNLKIKLKDTVYVNKSVRFRKKFKLKTVDISLQKYCFIPNVMNSLEWRQFQEKINYQYDIKPSNNSNSSQSVHLIDLTSVSMPVSLPKSLTESKLIIEIKSVENIVPILKRYYPTSYTKVPVYVEIQIYYGDLLLTKNKTSSKVNILEWNEKLYFDINLIDFPKECTFLTSIYSNESSSTIIPTLNPGQSSSTSTTTTNSSSSSATTNTTSSSSTISSTTSPLLMPLDILLAQYPFQIQSIEKKKILKNNFEINLLPIFEQQQPIYIQQQQQQLQQQQQLQQENQQQNQHQSRGTLPNHSSSVNFISNENIILKCTIPNITNSIYFKEDSNQNSPSLLSSNSSSSSSSTTTTTFSSNKNLSLLSSSPSSSINSFRKQSFSTSLSNDKLNSLIENLMKFERSNINESDRSILWENREYCKINYPNILPTLLYNYSILSWSSRVELYRLLKDWPMISPSFGLELLSSDFIDDRIREIGVQSINQWPDNQLSLYLPQIVSMLKYEPTNYSALVNFIVKRSICNPIKIGQPVFWLCSNEISPLENKNHIIIRYKLVMEIILEGLGIGVINSTTTTTNNEQQQQQQQQQQQQQQQQQQNSNKFGQSLVSQYLLLRLLKEINIDIIKEPEKQKQIFETRLSLLPKVFTLPTHPYQEFNSFVLEELKVKDSNAAPLWLVFSSIDKEADDTKIIFKKDDVRPDELCLQLFSLMDSILKSNGLDCEFTIFKCLSAKSGLGLIEVVPDSVTLADFMRDTTKYPSIEQWLKLKNPPNSTQHIDIFIKSCSVYCVATYLLGIYDRHNDNLMVSATGHFLHIDFGYFLGKVTKFLMFERETAPFVLTKDIVAMLGSREEEFKVLSCKIYNILRDNSRQLLNLIPSQQGKQLVRDRLQLDLSNIQAEKYFLQLIKDSKNNLRSEFNNKFHVLIHPN, encoded by the exons ATGGATAATTATACATGTATT aatGATACCActattcaacaattaaaaaatcaaattttagtAACAGATAATAGTATAGgaaataactttttattaaGTTTATCAGAGAACGATAGTAgtcaaattattaaatcagtAGGTTGGACAAaagttttatcaattggaAATCTACTAAAACAAACTACATTAAACAAACCAAATGAAGtgaaatcaataaaattatatatagtATCTTCTTCTACTTCTACTTCTCCTATTaacataaataataataataataataataataataataataataataataataataataataataataataataataataataataataataataataataataataataataatagtaatagtaatagtaatgtaATAAATAGATTTAATCAATTCAATTCACCATcgccaccatcaccatctaAAGTAAATTCAACCAAtagtattgaaaataaatctaCCAATACTActaaatcaataattgaaaattttaatataaatctaacattaaattcaccaaattcaaatggtaTAATCAGTAATAACACCTCCACTTCAACTTCCACCTCTATCAGTCACAGAAATAAAAACCACCCTttaagaaaatcaaaatctgATCTCGATCAATATTGGAAATTAGCACAAAtacaagaaaataataataataataataataatagtaataatagcaatGATAGTAACactaatgtaaataataataacattaacaatatcattaataatagtaataatagtaataatagtaatggtagtaatagtaatagtaatagtaataatactattaaaaataataataataatagtagtaataataataataataaaagtaataataataataataataataataataataataataataataataataataataataataataataataataataataataataataataataataataattattataaaaataatatgatAGCACCCAATATGCCAGGTCAGTTGATTTATCAACCTACAGCGAGGAATACAGAGATTAAATCAACATTAACTTATCAACAAACTAAATCACCAccaaaaatatcaatatcaccaccattacaatatcaacaaccacaaccacaataTCAACCACCACCGCCattacaatatcaacaacccTTTAATGTAGTCtcaaccactaccaccaatactactaccaccaccaccacatcACAAGCAAcggcaacaacaacaacaaataaaccacttaatcaaataaatttagatGTATTAGATCAAATGTTGGGACAAATTCCTCAACAAAATAGAGAACAACAAAAGAAAAGATCCACAAGTTTCTCTTCTCATTTTCCTTCAACATTTTTTGGTATTAGTAGCAGTAGTAATACATCatcacaatcatcatcatcatcacaatcaTCAAAGCATTCATCacaaaatgattattatctatcatcaaatgatattgataatataaattatggTAGACAAAGAAATggttcaatttcatcaactacctcaacatcaacaaatattattggtaaaaaaatatttgcaTCATTAACAGATACACCTATAATCTATTCAGGTGAACtttataaaaagaatagaaatttaaatattggttGGAAGAAAAGATTTTTCATATTAACCGCAACAAGTTTAATTCAATCAAATTCGTCAAGTGAGCAACCGAAATCTGAAATCATATTATCCAAttacattttaaatattacaaGTGATTCAAGTGCAAAATTTTGTATTCAATTAACACCAAatacaactactactactcaACCACccaatttattatcatatttATTTAGTGTTGACACTTTTGAACAACATAGAGAATGGATAACAGCTTTCAATAACTCATTTAGGTGTCTAGATTATTCTAAACCAATTGATATTTCCAATTGTTCACAATTAATAACAATGTCATCATCACAATCGAATAAACAATTTCAATCGTCATTGGAAATTGATTACCAAAAGAAATTACCATCTACATTTAGAGTATCTTATCAAAATGatgaaatcaattattttagatttaaaatgtcacgtttattaaaagaaattcaaccattcatttttaaatcttttaatttattatcagttgatttaattaattcaaattattctttaataaatcaatcaattcaaattgataatcaaaataataataataacaataataatcaaaataaaagaaaagcaataattattaataataatgatattaataataataataataataataataataataataataataataataataataataataataataataataataataataataataataataataataataataataataataataataataataatattaaaattttaaatattaaagtaACACCAACTATAAATCCTACAAATAaggcagcaacaacaacaacaacaacaacaacatcatcaatatcagtaaaggataattcaaatattggtggaatattatcaattaataattttaatgaaaaatttttaaaagttataATTTATCATAATGGATTagttataaaatatatgGTTAGTATTGAATCAACATTTGAAATGATATTGAATGAAAGAGTTGATTTATTTGGTGAGAATGTGTCAAATAGATTTGGATTAAAGATATTGGGTTCAATGGAacatattttcaatttaaagataaagTTAAAGGATACAGTGTATGTTAATAAATCTGTTAGGTTTAgaaagaaattcaaattgaAAACTGTTGATATCTCACTTCAAAAGTATTGCTTCATACCAAATGTAATGAACTCATTAGAGTGGAGACAGTTTCAAGAGAAGATCAATTACCAATACGATATCAAACCATCCAATAACTCAAATAGTAGTCAAAGTGTgcatttaattgatttgacATCTGTTTCAATGCCCGTATCGTTGCCAAAGTCTTTGACAGAGTCTAAACTAATCATTGAGATTAAATCTGTGGAAAATATAGTACCAATACTTAAACGTTATTATCCAACGAGTTATACTAAAGTACCAGTTTATGttgaaattcaaatttattatggtgatttattattaacaaagAATAAAACTTCTTCAAAAGTTAATATATTAGAATGgaatgaaaaattatattttgatataaatttaattgattttccaAAAGAGTGTACATTTTTAACAAGTATTTATTCAAATGAATCATCTTCAACAATAATACCAACTTTAAATCCTGGTCAATCATCTtctacatcaacaacaacgacaaattcttcttcctcttctgcTACTACCAATActacttcatcatcatcaactatTTCATCAACTActtcaccattattaatgCCACTGGATATACTTTTAGCTCAATATccatttcaaattcaatcaattgaaaagaaaaaaatattaaaaaataattttgaaattaatcttttaccaatttttgaacaacaacaaccaatttatatacaacaacaacaacaacaactacaacaacaacaacaactacaacaagaaaatcaacaacagaACCAACATCAAAGTCGTGGTACATTACCAAATCATTCATCATCAGTTAATTTtatatcaaatgaaaatataattttaaaatgtacAATACCAAATataacaaattcaatttattttaaagaagattcaaatcaaaattcaccatcattattatcatcaaattcttcttcttcttcttcttctactactaccactacttttagttcaaataaaaatttatcactattatcatcatcaccatcatcatcaataaattcatttagaaaacaatcattttcaacatcattatcaaatgataaattaaatagtttaattgaaaatttaatgaaatttgaaagatcaaatattaatgaaagTGATAGATCTATACTCTGGGAGAATAGAGaatattgtaaaattaattatccAAATATATTACCAACATTGTTATATAATTATTCGATTCTATCATGGAGTAGTAGAGTTGAACTTTATAGGTTATTAAAAGATTGGCCAATGATCTCACCATCGTTTGGTTTAGAATTATTGTCAAGTGATTTCATTGATGATAGAATTAGAGAGATTGGTGTTCAATCGATTAATCAATGGCCTGATAATCAATTATCACTCTATTTACCTCAAATAGTATCAATGTTAAAATATGAACCAACCAATTACTCTGCTTTGGTTAATTTCATTGTTAAACGTTCAATTTGTAATCCTATAAAAATTGGTCAACCTGTATTTTGGTTAtgttcaaatgaaatttcaccacttgaaaataaaaatcatatAATAATTCGTTATAAATTAGTAATGGAAATTATATTAGAAGGTTTAGGTATTGGTGttataaattcaacaacaacaacaacaaataatgaacaacaacaacaacaacaacaacaacaacaacaacaacaacaacaacaacaacaaaattcaaataaatttggaCAATCATTAGTATcacaatatttattattaagattattaaaagaaattaatattgatattataaaGGAACCAGagaaacaaaaacaaatctTTGAAACtagattatcattattaccaaaagTATTTACATTACCAACTCATCCATATCAAgaatttaatagttttgtATTGGAGGAATTAAAAGTTAAAGATAGTAATGCCGCTCCATTGTGGTTAGTATTCTCTTCGATTGATAAGGAAGCTGATGATACAAAAATCATATTTAAAAAGGATGATGTACGTCCTGATGAACTTTGTCTTCAACTATTCTCATTAATGGATAGTATATTGAAATCAAATGGACTAGATTGTGAATTTACAATATTCAAATGTTTATCAGCAAAAAGTGGTTTAGGTCTAATTGAAGTGGTGCCCGATTCGGTGACATTGGCAGACTTCATGAGAGATACCACAAAGTATCCCTCGATTGAACAATggttgaaattaaagaatccTCCAAATTCAACTCAACATATTGATATTTTCATAAAGTCTTGTTCGGTTTATTGTGTCGCAACTTATCTATTGGGTATCTATGATAGacataatgataatttaatggTTAGTGCAACTGGTCATTTCTTGCATATCGACTTTGGTTACTTTTTGGGTAAAGTAACTAAATTCCTAATGTTTGAACGTGAAACGGCACCATTCGTTCTAACAAAGGATATTGTGGCTATGTTAGGTTCAAGAGAAGAAGAATTCAAAGTTTTATCttgtaaaatttataatatccTTAGAGATAACTCAAGACAACtcttaaatttaattccatCTCAACAAGGTAAACAATTAGTAAGAGATAGGCTACAAttagatttatcaaatattcaagctgaaaaatactttttacaattaattaaagatagtaaaaataatttaagaagtgaatttaataataaatttcatgTTTTAATTCATcctaattaa
- the mapbpip gene encoding hypothetical protein, with the protein MLRSKILPQILNQAINNTDTKGVLLMKDDGSLIACSDATTSSHNTSKIVAAITSNIWTAYNRNSDLQYQLIDCEEGRFVITRVASLLLCVYSDINTEFGLLKLKTQKLREYLEEPLSKVEHVQ; encoded by the exons ATGTTAAGATCAAAGATTTTAccacaaattttaaatcaagcCATAAACAATACAGATACTAAAGGTGTATT ATTAATGAAAGATGATGGCTCATTAATTGCATGTTCAGATGCTACAACATCATCACACAATACCTCAAAAATTGTTGCAGCCATTACTTCAAATATTTGGACTGCTTATAATAGAAATTCAGATTTacaatatcaattaattgattgtgaA gAGGGAAGATTTGTAATTACAAGAGNTTGCATCTCTTTTATTATGTGTATATAGCGATATCAATACTGaatttggtttattaaaattaaag aCACAAAAATTACGTGAATATTTAGAAGAACCACTTAGTAAAGTAGAACACGtacaataa